In Trachemys scripta elegans isolate TJP31775 chromosome 10, CAS_Tse_1.0, whole genome shotgun sequence, the sequence ACATTTGGCTGCAGCTTCTCAGGGGCAGGAAGTGGCTTGAGAACGACCTTCGTTGCCAGATTTCTGGTACTTCTTGGCAGGCTGAACTACAGGGGGAGTGGCCTTTAGGGGTTCAGTGCAGCCCCTGTTGTTAGAATTCCCATGTTATCTGATATGGCCATGCCCCTACTGTGGACAAATAATTTCACCTTCAAGGCTGTCACCTGGCTCCTTCCACCAGCCCTGAATGGCCTGAGGAAATTCATAGAACCAAActtcagtaagcttctccattgGAAGGCTCCTACCCCAGAAAGAGCTGCAGGATCACACAGTTCTGACCAGTTTAGAGGGCTGTCTTCATTCTCTGGGGCACTTAGGTACCTGCAGAGAGCACTGAGCAGTAGCACTTGAACTGTCTGTCTTGAGGCCTTCTCATGCTTGGGTTAGCTGTGCTGTATTGATAGTGGGAGTTGGTGTGGTTCAGTAGAtgaggcactggactgagagGCAGGAGACCATGTTctgttcttagctctgccactgacctgctgggtgactccCCCTCTCCTTAGACCCCTCAGTGCAGCACTGAGATCCATAGATGAGAAGGGTTAGGGCAGGATTCTTACGCTCGCATGCTCCCTAGTAAATGGATGTGGTGGTGATACTGACGCAGCACGACGCTGAATGTAAAACAGTGCAGCTTCATCTTTCTCTCCTCCCAACCCTCAGGACGCCAAAGATGGCAGGATCTACAATGAGCAGATCTTCCTGCAGCGAGCAGCAAAGAAAATCACAGGTAAGTGCCATTCCTGGATGGTTGGGTTCCCAACCTGCAGGTCCTCCCTGTGCATCTGCTAGGGGACACTCCAAAGTCTAGACTCAGGTGACTCAAATCATTGGCTGACCTGTGCCTCAAAGAGTGTTGAGTGCTAACCAGTGTGTTTAGAAATGACTCTCCCAGGAGCAGGAAACCTCAGGGTATCTGTTGGGCAGCACCTTCCCATTCCCAGCTCGGTGTTTTTCCCTGCTGCACTCAGAGGAGTTCCCCTGCTGAAGAGTTGTCTCTGTCTCACTGACAGCTGTTTAactctgcaccctgacccctctGGGATTGACAAGAGCCCATCCCATGGCTGTTCCATCAACCCTGGCTGTGCAGAGCTGCTCTCTGTCCAGCTAGCTAAGCTTGGGCACTCCAGTCAGTGCATGAAGTCTgggcctgggcagcagcaggagtaGGGATCCAGGTCAAACCTGCCCCTTTGTGATTACCACCACCCTTATATGTGGGACATAGGTCTCCATGCCATTCCCCTTCTCAGAGTACCTAGGGCTGTAGCATCCCACACTCTCCCCTTTACCTGGCCTGGATCTGGCATCCCCAcactcctctcccccttccctcatccTACCCTTCCTGTAACTCTTGCTGCCTGCCACTAATTCCCACAGAGCTTTTAGTATCACGTCTGGTTGCCTGCTACGCTGGCTTTTATGAGGCCGGCTCAGGTGACAGGATGAGCCTTGAACTCTCGATTGCCCAGCGCAGAGGGTCTGTATCTGCGGGGGAAGGAAAGGCACTGGGTGGGTGTCCTCACTGTTTGCAGAGTTCCTTAGCCAGCAGCATGGCAAAGCTGTGCCCATCTGTCCTGTTGTCTCCCTCCTAGTGGATAAGTGGAAGAGGATGCACTCGGTGCCCTTGCTGGGGATCCCAAATTGCATTGGCTTTGGACTCCATGAGAGTAACTACAGGTAAGGCAGGATTGTGAGCTGCCAGATAGAGACAGCTGGGGAGTTCCCTCCTGCCCAGGAATCCACTATTCTCTTTATCTCCTTGCTCTCCACTGCCAGGCTCTTGCTGCAGCCTCTCGCTTCTCCCTCACAATACCACTCTTTTCTGTCTCCCCCCAGCTACTGACCCATTGTCTATGCATTGGCCCTCTCTCATCTGATTACTGTAACCCCGACTTCCTGGGCCTCCTTGTCTCTCCTCCCAGTTAATCTCTCCAAACTGTATCAGGTAAAGTCCTCttcccctcccgctgcgctgACCTGCATCAAGTGCTACCCTCCTGCTGTCTGCTTCCTGCCATTCTCTCTCCCAGCCTCTTCCTTCATCCCCTTCTTCTGCTCTTGCTTTTGCATCTTCTTTCATGCTGCTGCTAACCCTCTCCCGCTCCCTGTGCACATAGtgacttctctctctttcacctcctCTTCCCAGGAATTCTCCTTCCTTCTGTCCCTTCTCCCTCGCCTGGCATCTTGACTGTGGGCTCTGTGTGGAGAGGAACGTGGTAGTCTGTCAAcagtacttcagagggaatgctGACCTACCAGcgtctctccctttcccctccacaaACAGTTTCTGTTGTCAAAtacaagagagaaagggaaaccAATTCAGGTCAAGATTGGTAGCTGAGCTACCCAAATAAGCTTTGAGACCCTCCCATGACAGCTGCTGACCAAATGCAATgtgctcttctctcctctctcacaGGTTTCTGGTGTTCCCTGAGTTAGGGCGAACTGTTCAGTCAATCCTGGACAATGCCACAAACCTACTGACGGAGAAACCGGTTTTCCAGATCGCCATCAGGGTGGTATGTGGCAGGCCAATGCTTTTGGGGGTTGTTCAGAGCTGGATTCTCTCTGGCCTTTGCAAGGATGCTAGTTCCAGTGCAGGTCAGGGTTGGGACCAATGCATCATGGGTGAGTCATGTGCAGCGGCTGCTTAGTGCATGGCCTCCAGGGGAATGTTAGGGAAACATCATCACTTTCTAAACACACGCACAAAATTGCCAAGTGAAATTGGTCAAACTTACTAGAGTAACTTCCCGAGGGCCAGACTTTCTGaagcactgagcacccacaaatcccactgaagtcaatgggaaagagCAACTTTTGCTAAGCACTTTTGAAGATCAGGTACAGCAGACTGAGCAGGGCTCCAGTCTCTGATCTCTGAATAGTGTAACATGGTACTagggcatggggctggctggagctgTTGGTGATGAACTTGTGGGTCTGTTCATGTTCTACCCCAAGGAAATTAGGAGACAGAGTGAATGGGGCCCCCCTGAATTTCTCAAGTGCCTCCCAACATGGAAAAGCAGAGTGGAAGAGGCTGTGCAGTTAGCCTGCTCCTTAGTCTCCCAGCTGCCAAGAGCCTGGGGAAGATGCTGTAGCTGAAGGGCTGTGCGTGGGTCTGATGTCTCTTGTTCTGCCCCTAGCTAGACTCCCTGGAATACATCCATGGAAACGAGTATGTGCATGGGGATGTCACAGCAGAGAACATCTATGTGAACCCAAACGACCTCGCTGAGGTAGGAAATGAgaacagcaggagcagagagaggtAGCAGGAGAAGTGGGGCTATGCCCTAGCCAGAGCATTCTCTTATGAAGGGGAGGGTTGATTCCTGGTTGCACCCTGTGTCAGTGCTGCCCCATAGCAGGTGCTGTGTGTGGGATTGCAAGGATCACTGTACCCCACGTGTTCACCCGCCAGGGAAAGGATTTTGGGCTCCCTTCAGTCTCTGCATCTTAAGAGGTGGTGTAGTGATAAGGGGTGGAATCTCTTGGAGGAGAGAGGATCACGTAAACTGGAGAGGGGACGTTGGGAGGTGAGGGGCTCCCTGGTTCTCCCAGAGCAGCAGCGCTCTCCTTCTTCTCCTTGCGCGGTCGCCCAGGAAGACATTCACAGTCTCTCTCCCCTAGGTCACCCTGGCGGGTTACTGCTTTGCATTCCGATACTGCCCGGGAGGAAAGCATGTGGCTCAGCGTGAAGGCAGCAGGACTCCTCACGAGGGCACCATTGAGTTCATCAGCCTGGATGGGCACAGGGGAGCTGGTGAGACCACAGTCCCTGATGGGTTGGCAAGGCTGTGACAGCTGTCCTCCTTGGACATCCCTGCTTGCCCGGGGCTCCCTCTGCCTGTCGCCTTCCCCCTCACTATTCTTCCATTAGTTGTTGGTAACACCTTCCTCTCTGGTCAAcctgctgctccctcctcccatgCAGCTGCTCTGCTACTTCCACAGTCACCGCATGACTCAGGCAGGAGCGTGACATGGTGGAAGAATGTTTCCATCCCATGAAAGGTCGTGGTAACCCAGCCATGTAGGGGAGTGGAAATCCAGGACAATGGGTGCTGGTTTAATGGGTATCTGTAAAGCTCAGCAGAGTGCATTCCTTGTTGATGCAGGCTGATGTACAGGGCAGGGGGGGTTCCCCAACCTGGGTCCAATTGTGGTCTCATGGCCATCTCCATGAGATGCTTGTGGAGATGAAGTGCTCAACCTGCTCAGAGAGGAGGACATTGGAGGTTCTGACCTGGACCGCAcagtggtgagaaggaactggagacagGGTTGGCCGATTCGCCCCACCCTTTATCACCTCGGACAGAAGCATAAGCGAGTCAGGGCGCATGTgtggaccaacagacactacttCAGATTCTGCGACTCCAGGCGCGTGCTGTGCATGCGTAAccttcagtggaatacaatagggaccatcactcaaagaagagctGAGGCACAAATTGGTGAAGAGGTGCTCACAAAGTTGCAGTGAATTGGTGGCTGAgctggaaagagaacccaggaatcctgactcaaACTACTAGGCCACTCTACTAGGAAATGTTTCCTGCTGTTCAGCCATATGCTTTCCAGAGCTCAGTTCTATACTGTCCCCTTGGGGGGAGGGACCCCCTTGAACCAGGCCTTTTTGGGTATTACTCCCAAACTCTGCTTTTCTCACTGTTTCTTGAGCTgctgggtttctctctctctcccatcaggACCATCTCGCCGGAGTGACCTGCAGTCTCTGGGCTACTGCATGGTGAAGTGGCTGTGTGGCTTCCTGCCCTGGACTGACGAGCTGGCTGATGTGCACAAGGTCATGGAGCAGAAAGAGAGGTGAGCCCTGGGGTTGGGGACCCTGCCTTCTGGGGGGCCCTGGGAGGAAAGCAGTGAGGGAAGGGAGTTCAGAACTAATGGGGGACTCAATAGCCCTGGTGCAGATCTTGGGGTGTCTGAAATCTGTGACTATAAGTGCTGCCTCCCATGGAAGTAGCTGGCCAAACTCCTCTTGACCGCAGTGGAAGCAGGACCCACCCTAAAATCACTGTGTGGGCAAAATGGGCTGGAGAGTGAGAGCTGAGCTGGTCATCTTGCACCGCTTTCACCTGTCCCCATCGCTGGGGGAAGTTTGTTCAGGCGCTCAGTCCCTTCTTTCTTGTTTAATGGCATTGTGTGTGTGCTAAACGCTGTAGGTACAAAACAGACGTGGTCGGGCTTCTGCGACTGTGCTTTGGCCGAAAACCAACTCCAGGTATGGACTTGTACTGAGAGTGGCTGCGGAACCTAGTGGTCGCTGTGTGTAAGGGCTGATTGTTCACTGAAGCTAGAAACTGTCCTGTGTCCCCCATGCAGTCTCAGCTGATGGGCTGTGTCTGACCATAGTCATTCTAAACCCTTTGCTGCAGTGCCAGTCTGCTCATGAACTAGTACCCTTGACCGCGAGAGCTGCCCTTGTAGGTCCTGTCCAGGGAGGCCATGGGACCTCCAGAAAGATCCCTGATATCTGTGTGGGGTGACATAGCCAGCTCTCAGGCTCCCCCATGGATCCAGTTTTTCTCCTTGCTCTGCATCGTGCTGGAATGAGGGTGACCTGTATTTCCCTGCGTCAGCGTCCATGCAGCATGAGGTGGTGATTCTGAGCCTTGCTACAGTGGGATGCTGGCCAGGGCTTAAAGCAAGTGAGCGGGAACAGGGAGACCTTGGTTCTAGTCCCGGTTCTGCTGCTGACTcattgggtgaccttggacaaggtGCTTCCCTCTCTGGGCCTGAGTTCCCCCATCAGTGCAGAGGAGGGGTCTGGTGGGAAAAGCCCCTGCGGAAGTGTTGTTTAGCATCTGGCTTAGCAACGCAGGGAGTGagtgctggggctgctgctctgGAGAACCACAGCCATTCCTGTGAGTGTCTGTACCACTTTGCAGATGCCCTGCACAACTACCTGCAGCAAGCAATGGCCTTGGCCTTTGAAGAGGAGCCAGACTACGAGGCACTGCGAAAGCTCTTGGGGAAGCCACTGGAGATGAGGAAAGCTTCGGCTTATGACTCAGTGGACCTCAAGGTGGTGCCTTAGGTAAGGCGTTTCCTACGGGGATAGCAGGTTGGGGGAAGCACAGTCACCCCTGTGCCCCAGGAATAGTGGAATATGGTACTTCAGCGGGCAGTGGTGACCATGGCCTTGTTATCTGATCTCCCCTCCGCACGTGAGTCTAACATGGTAAGCAAGGGAGGAGGCTTCTCTCTGCACTGGGTGTGAAGATCTAGAAGGAGGGCTAAAGGGACTCTGACTGCTCCAGTGGGGCTTGTGTTAACCCTTAGAGCACTGAGGGTGCTCATTTTCCATTCCtcagccctccttccccacttgagcaccctgcccctccctccccctctttgtgATCAGTTTCCTCCCCATCTCTAGTTGTGTTGAGAATGGGAGCTGGGTCTTGTGGAGAACATGCATGTGGGTTCAAGGAAAGTTTTTGGCAGCAGGGAATAGGACTTCCTGTCAGGAAGTGTGATGTCCCACTCTGCTTCCTCACAGCTGGGGAGCCTCACATGCTGGCCTTGGGTCTCTCTCCCTAATACTGTTCCCATTTATCATCACCAGGGAACTCAGCAGTTCTGAAAGGGTTAAGATGTCCTGAGGGTCACTGCTCAGTACAAGGAGAGCTGGTTGGCTGGCTGTTCCCAAAGGCTGGAGCAAGATCAGAATTTGTGGCACTGTTCTTTGATGCCAAATGTGCCTAACCTGGCCAGATTGGCTTTGCCTCTCTCTGTGTCCCTGTGGCTCGCGGACTGTTGAGTCAGAGCCCTTTTTGGGTAGGAGGCAGGAGGAATGAAGATGTGCACATCTTCTCTTTAGGTAGAGAGCTGCCCAGCCTCACGCCATGCTCGTCCATTGAAGCAGGCTCCTAGAGCTCCACTTTCTCAGGGATACTGACTGAGCAGTGAACACTCACTCCGTCCCCTCCTTGGAGGCATAGGTGTAGCTCTAGTTTTGCTGAGTTCTGACAATTTGCCACCTTCAGAGGCTCCCATGGCTAGTCTAAGCCCATATCAGTAGGACCAGCCCTGCTTCTGCTCTTAGGTCTCTCTGTGGTGTCTATCACCTTGGGATCAAAGGTGGGTAGAGGATGTGGTCTTGCTAGATCAGGCAGCACACGGATGGTCAAGTCCACCTAAATCTGTGCTGGCTAAAATGTCTCTCCCAGCTTGGAGGCTGTAAAATTTGTTGGTAGCCACCAAGGTATCgaaccaaattcagccctagCACAATCTAACCAATTCACATAGAGACTTGGCCCTTGTCTCAGCTTAGAGTCAGACCCAAGTAAATTGGCTCCAGGTGGCACTGCCAACAGCACTAGTACTGAGTAACAGAGTAGAAGGGGCTGGTCATGCTCCATCccaatttatgttcttctttgTGGCTTTTCAGATCTCAAGAAACTGACTAAAACTGTGAGAAGTTTAACCTATTGGAAGGGCCCTGCTCTGGGGCAGGCAGCTCGTGCAGTCCTTCATTACACACCTGTTCTAGATTTCCCTGAGGGTTTGATAGGGATTGTTTTTAGGGCTTTTACAGTGATTTTTAGAAAGCTGACTTTTGAGCCAGTGCTGTAGCATAATGAGCTCCAGCTAATGTGAAGACTAAACCCCTGCTTGGCAGATGGCTGCCCCAACCACCGTTTGGAACTACCTAGCAACTGGGAGTGTTGCCATAGGGACACAGACTGAGCCCAGTGAAGGGAAAAGAAATCAGGGGGTTTAAATGTTTGTATCCTGCctaataaacattttgttttgtaataaatGCTTTGTGGATGGATCCTAAGGCTCTGTTTTCTATGTTGATCCAGGGCATGTAGgctctttatttaaataatccTACTTGGCATCTACAATACCTTTTCatcagacctcaaagcactttacccaTGAGGGCATGCTTCCAGATGAGGAAGTGGAGGCAAGCAGGTGAAGTAACTTGGCTAAGCTCACAGGCAGTGACTCAGCGGCAGAGCTGGAAAGAGAACTCCTGTCTCCTCATGCTCAAACTACTAGACTAGGTTGTCTTCTCTGAAAACTAATTGGAAGGAAATTGTAGTAGCCGGTTATGCTACAAAGCATCAAGTATGTGAGTCATGAAATTTCCCCCATTCCATAAACTGAATAAAGATTCCTGCAGCAATGGCCTGGGAACCTGCAGCAGAGGGGCCCTGTTAATAAAACCCTCCTCATTCTTCAACCTTTGCTCAAGCCAACATTCCTCCAAGGCTGGATTGACACTGCCTTGTGGAAGATGgagccaggctccagctgtgACCCAGTAGGGAAACTCGCTAGGACTGGCCTTTGCtaccttattttttttataagagaTTTAATTTGTTACGTT encodes:
- the VRK3 gene encoding inactive serine/threonine-protein kinase VRK3 isoform X3, with amino-acid sequence MGRRGRGGRRLPLLAGRAGAGRRVIPAAHPSAAAAAPRGGSRPGRPRREASCRARKRAAHGMINFCPQCGQKVETAFHFCPVCGNKLPKEEDDEEPMQLTPDASLSSLKALRQNEPLPAERKTVEWISSEKIPASTSTEEEAWSPQAASPSTKVASKAKFSPRSPRRPKSTSVAPLPEGKILTDQNSKQWKLGRLLNQSEYGLMYEAQSASGACPQKQRYFLKLDAKDGRIYNEQIFLQRAAKKITVDKWKRMHSVPLLGIPNCIGFGLHESNYRFLVFPELGRTVQSILDNATNLLTEKPVFQIAIRVVTLAGYCFAFRYCPGGKHVAQREGSRTPHEGTIEFISLDGHRGAGPSRRSDLQSLGYCMVKWLCGFLPWTDELADVHKVMEQKERYKTDVVGLLRLCFGRKPTPDALHNYLQQAMALAFEEEPDYEALRKLLGKPLEMRKASAYDSVDLKVVP
- the VRK3 gene encoding inactive serine/threonine-protein kinase VRK3 isoform X2, whose amino-acid sequence is MGRRGRGGRRLPLLAGRAGAGRRVIPAAHPSAAAAAPRGGSRPGRPRREASCRARKRAAHGMINFCPQCGQKVETAFHFCPVCGNKLPKEEDDEEPMQLTPDASLSSLKALRQNEPLPAERKTVEWISSEKIPASTSTEEEAWSPQAASPSTKVASKAKFSPRSPRRPKSTSVAPLPEGKILTDQNSKQWKLGRLLNQSEYGLMYEAQSASGACPQKQRYFLKLDAKDGRIYNEQIFLQRAAKKITVDKWKRMHSVPLLGIPNCIGFGLHESNYRFLVFPELGRTVQSILDNATNLLTEKPVFQIAIRVLDSLEYIHGNEYVHGDVTAENIYVNPNDLAEVTLAGYCFAFRYCPGGKHVAQREGSRTPHEGTIEFISLDGHRGAGPSRRSDLQSLGYCMVKWLCGFLPWTDELADVHKVMEQKERYKTDVVGLLRLCFGRKPTPDALHNYLQQAMALAFEEEPDYEALRKLLGKPLEMRKASAYDSVDLKVVP
- the VRK3 gene encoding inactive serine/threonine-protein kinase VRK3 isoform X1 translates to MGRRGRGGRRLPLLAGRAGAGRRVIPAAHPSAAAAAPRGGSRPGRPRREASCRARKRAAHGMINFCPQCGQKVETAFHFCPVCGNKLPKEEDDEEPMQLTPDASLSSLKALRQNEPLPAERKTVEWISSEKIPASTSTEEEAWSPQAASPSTKVASKAKFSPRSPRRPKSTSVAPLPEGKILTDQNSKQWKLGRLLNQSEYGLMYEAQSASGACPQKQRYFLKLDAKDGRIYNEQIFLQRAAKKITVDKWKRMHSVPLLGIPNCIGFGLHESNYRFLVFPELGRTVQSILDNATNLLTEKPVFQIAIRVVCGRPMLLGVVQSWILSGLCKDASSSAGQGWDQCIMDSLEYIHGNEYVHGDVTAENIYVNPNDLAEVTLAGYCFAFRYCPGGKHVAQREGSRTPHEGTIEFISLDGHRGAGPSRRSDLQSLGYCMVKWLCGFLPWTDELADVHKVMEQKERYKTDVVGLLRLCFGRKPTPDALHNYLQQAMALAFEEEPDYEALRKLLGKPLEMRKASAYDSVDLKVVP